TAGATAAGAAATAAGGATTTAATGAAAGAATATTATCCTTAGTTGAAAGCCAAATGCATTGCTTTTGGACCTACTTCTGCCCCCACCATTTGAAAAAGGAGAAGATGCTTTTATAACTTACTAAAAACTCCATTTGCATCCTTATAAATGGAGGACTGAAGTCCAGTGTTTCTTCCacacctaaaattttaaaaaatcaactatgCTTTCTTCTATTGTAGGGAAGTAGAAACTTGCAGGTCAATATGAAGAAATACTCACAAATGTTTTAGACTTGCATCTTTTAACTGGTGAttgatttaatattaaaatattactaaattatatttatttcttcccaACCTTGCATGTTTGTGATACGGATGTTACAAAATAGAACTTTATATTGTCAACTTTACTGGTAACTGCATTTGCAATATAACACAATTTaaggaattattttgtccatggCAAATAATACTTCATGACAATTTAAGGAAAACCCACTGCtatgttcttttattatttaaaagtagtAAGAAttagataaatattattttaccatTTAGCTAAATTTCTGTGACTCACAAATTACAGtatctttgcttttaaaaaattctcaatgtAAACTCTAGTTGTAATttatgggtaaaaaaaaaagttagaaaattaacaaaattcagGTCATATAAGTAGAGatataatcctaaaatattttactgaaatctaaccaaaacaaaaataaaaaatattgtgttGACCCctgattcattttatttctttaatattctaGTTAGAGTGCATATTTGGAAATAACTCTTGACATGGTTAGTGATTCTTATTTACTTCATACTGTTAAATAGGTTTATGTACTTATGCACATCAtccctatttatttctttttagtataCAGGTAGATATTTAGACagaaatgtatatttctttttaattacatgttttatttaatttgcaAATACAGGCATgcttaggagaaaatatttttatcaagtGCATGAGGCAGGTTACAGGCCAAGCTGCTATGACAAGTAGATCATCAAATATACTAAGTTAAATATGAGTCTATTATCACTCAGTAAAATACTAGAACAAGATTTTCAGCTTTGAGGGGATGATGGTTGTACCACTGTCTCAAAACCAAACTCCCAAATTTGATCTAATTATCACCGCTTCCCAGATAGtatgaaagaaaaatgcagaatcAAGAACAAGTGGCTTTATCTGTAAGGAGATGATCCAGAAATAATCCACATCATTACCATTTACATTTCACTGCCCAAAGTTAATTACTTGGCTTCACTGAACTGTTAGAGGACGAAGAATTATTATCTTTAGTTGGATGTTAACGTGTACACATAAAAATTTTGGCACCTAAAAATAGGGGACGAATGGATACTAGTACTTCCTGTTATATTTTGCTTCACTAGCCTTTCAGATATTTAAGTACACCCTTTTCCctcatgaaaaacaaaacctgtACTATCACTAATCCTTTATATTATTAGATCCAGCTTTATTGATATTTGGGTTTTGTACATCAAGCCTGATGTGGcaggtttcttgtttgtttgtttgttttttaaccttaCCTCCACCAGACTGGAATACTTAGGATGCATACAAGAATCTGCAAGTGGAGTAATGGGAACTCACATACACTGCTGATGACAGGAAGGTGACATAACACCGTGAGCAACttagtattatttaataaaaaagtcATGTGCATATTCAACTATTTGGCAATTTTACTactatgtgtgtttttttaaaaaaataaaagtgtcagTGCATTTGCACCAAAGTAAATGTCCAGATATTTTCATATCAATCTTATTTTTagtaagaaggaaaaggaagcctTCCAAATAGTTGGAATTTGGCTGAGATGCACTGATACGTCTGTTTCTCTTAAGTTATAATTTGTTCAGAGTGCTTATGATTCTATTTTGATTATTCAGTTTTTATGCACCActtgttattaaatattttgaatattttcccaGGACTGTccatcaaaggagaaataaatcatgtatatctttataaatataaatcatataaaatatatatcatatatatttattatcacatatatatcatatatatcatatatatcatatatatcatatatatattattatcatataaaatataaatcatgtatatctttataaaatagtaaaagacaTCATCAATAACAAATGTACCATGACTACATATATCAATTTGGATAGGTCATAAATGTGTAATATtgggccaaataaataaaatgcactgAAGAAAGCACATAATTTTATATGAATTGTATGAAGTTCAAgccaataaaatgttatatatctatatatgtaataatatatatatattattgcaACAGACAAATGTCTAAATTGTAAAGGAAATCAAAGGAATGGTTAACATAAAAATCACAACTCTGATTAGAGATTTTTCAAAGTACTATTTATGTTCAAATTGTCAGGTTGGGCAGTGTGGCCatcaatatttgtttttgtttatttgtctgtttttttctgaaaacaagttttatttaaataagggTTTAAATACATTACATAACATtaaaactgaaggaagaaataaaccaaaaaccaGTCTGTTACTTCACATGGCATTGGGCAGCTGTCGCTAggaagttgcaagctctacagCTAGCTACGTAACTGACACATCAGTTGAAGTTTGTTCCCTTGTCAAAAGTTTAACTCAGATAGAAGGTTGGCCTCACATTCTGTGTTTGGACATCGATTAGCTAGGATATGTCTGATCAAAAAGACCTGGTGGCAAAGTCAGATTTCCTAGGACGCCTCACTTGAGGGAAGGTGGCCGCCCTAAGCTCTGCCCACCTGGTCAGGTTGGAGACACCAGGGATCGAGCTTTGACTACCAGTGACTCCCTGTAGCAGCACAGCTGCGGTTGCCGTCTTACCCCATCCTGTCCTCTCAGCTTCACTGTGGACTGTTCAGGTGGGGACATTCTCTTAGGGCAGGGAACTCTGAAGAGGGAGAGCCAAGGAGCTTCTGGCCAGACATAGCCGTCTGTGATCTTGGGGCTCTGGGCTGGACTGAAACCTCCCGTTACTGCTTGGTTTCAGGCCGGACACTGCCAGGCGCCTATTGCTTGACCTCTGTTTAAATGAGGGACTTCAAGACTAGACAGCATGGCTCTTTTCAGTTTATTGCATGAAGGAGTTACACTAGTCCAAGTTAAAAGACCCCAAATGGTTACATTATACAAGCTGTGAGGTTTTTAAACTTGTGACAAGGGACACAAGGGAAATTCTACTCATTGCAAGGAAATCCTCACTTAAGCTTCAGTGAGCCAAAAGCACTTAAAACCCATGAACCTTCAGCTGGTCGTCCTTAGTCAGTCCAGTCTCCATCAGGAACTGGCATATGTTCTTGCGCTGGTCACCCTGTAGCTGAATTACTTCTCCATATTCTGGATGCTCAATTACAGTACCATTGCAGGCAAATTTCTTCTTAAACGCCTTCACTAGTTTCTTTTTATCGTAATCATCAGCGATCCCTTGGACAGTAGTAAGGGTCTTCCTGCCGTTTCTctgttgaattctttttttttttttttttaagattttatttatttatttgacggagagagagatcacaagcaggcaaagaggcaggcagagagagaggaggaagcaggctccctgtggagcagagagcctgatgcggggctcgatcccacgaccctgagatcatgacctgagccgaaggcagcggcttaatccactgagccacccaggcgcccctctctgttgAATTCTTATATGGATATAATCCTCAGTGCCAGCAGGAAGCAGATTATCACCCTTACTTGCATCAGCAAAGGGGTCGAAAGAGTGGAGGTTCTGGATAGCGGACATACGATAATCTTTTTCCTCGGTGGAAATGTCCTGCGGAAGGAGGCGGCGGCGGGAGAAGGCGGGCGGGGGGCACGGAGCATCCGGAAGCGAGAGGGTTCAAGGGGGAGGCTGCTGAGTCCTCGGCGGCGCCTCAGTGACTGGGGCCatcaatatataatataactttttatattataaatatattctaacTATAATGTTTGTGTGTGacacattttgtatatttttgaaaatgagagGATTTCTTGATATAAACAGATTATCTCTCAACACAGGTTTATTATATTTTGAGTTATCTGTATATAGATTAAAAATGTGGttgtttcggggcacctggggggcgcagtgggttaaagcctctgccttcggctcaggtcatgatcccagaatcctgggatcgagccccgcatcgggctctctgctcattggggagcctgcttctccctctctctctgcctgcctctctgcctacttgtgatctctgtctgtcaaataaataaataaaatcttttaaaaaaatgtggttgCTTCTTATTACATCTTGTATGTGGATCCTGGTAGTTACCAAGAGATGGCTCTCCTTTGTACATACCTGACACACTCAACACAAAATCTAGGGAGACTGTGCTGTTAGAATGGGCCACACTACCTTTACCCTACGCTTCCTGTTTGCACCTCTGTTCACCCACTGCTGTGATTGCCACAGGGCAAAGAAGGGAACAAACTATGGAGAGGCACTAGGGTGATTGCTTTCTCATCTTAATTCCCTTCCTGTCAATCCTGCTTCTGCTGATTTAAAGAGAGAAGGACTTGGGAATCAGAGCAAAGGTGAGAACTTTGACCACAtctaaattagaaattaaatttaaaatcatggCCAAAGCTATAAAATGTAACTGCATTAAAAATTGTGACTGAAGGAGCACTGTGTGTCTCATTGGTTAAGAatgagaggtttttaaaaaatgaaaagaatctaAGAGATAGATGGTTAATATGTCCTGATTATTTGTTTCATAAAATATCTGAGAGAAAAGCTAGAAAAACTAAGTTGTTCCATTGTTTGtacattttctgaattttaatgtcttttacCAAGATTCCCAGACTCTTTGGAAATATGATTCCCTCCAGAGAACACAATGTGCAGCACAATATTCTTCTTTGTAAATGTGCATTTGTGATACAAATATAACTCTGGATAAAATGATCCTTCCTTCCTAAGAATAAGGTTCcttgtttcttccttctccacttctttcattattattatcattgttattattattcatatttgACAATTCtgcttaattttaattccaaacaAAAATGGAACACTATAAAAATCAGTCTTTAATGTTGATCAGCTGTAATGAGTTGTACGGAGTCACTCGTTGTATAAAACTATATGTAGTAAGTATGTTAAAGAAGGGCCTTTTCTTCTTTAACAATGATGAAAGTGATTTGTTTTCCTTATGAATCTTAACACTGGaaattttttatttggaaatttctaGTGATAAGACTATCAACCTGCCTGACCTtaatgggttttgtttgttttagtctaTGTGTAAGAGCTCAGACATGTTTGTACAAAGCACAGCTATGCAGATATCAGCTCACCActtctttaataaacatttaaaaaatattgagaaaagcACCTTCCTTAGTtctgaaatataaagaaaatattaaatatgtgaaGGTAATTTATTAATGTTCTATATTCAAAGTTTGGCAGACAGAATGATAAAGAAACCAGAGAAAAATTGTACTTggcataagcacacacacacacacacaaatctaagTTTTACCAGGACATGGACATTTTCCTTAATACTTCTGGTTAAGTTCTTTCCACCTGGTTTTTGCTGAGAAAGAATTAGATATGAATGCCAGATTCACACTAGTTTATGAAACGCTTACTGCATATATTGTTTTCTTGAACTTGTCCCATACCACATAAAAGCCCTTCTTTTCTTCAAACGTCTAAATATTTGCTTAAGCCACAAAAGTGGTCTTTTTTTCTCacttctgttttccatttctcaaTATAATTAATCATTAGGGGTAATTGATTTTATCACCAAAATCTGtttacttcttccctttctcctcccgcAATGTAGGATAGGCCTTTAGCTTCTACCCCTTGATCACAATGAGCTCTTTCAAActggtctctctctgtccttgGGCCTCTCTGAATAATTCTATTCAATTATCAGTGATAACCAGTTACAGACACACATCTGATCACACATATTGTTTGGCTTAACAACTTCCCACGTGTTGCACATTATCCTCCAGGTTGAATAGAAACTCCTTAATATGGCACCCTGGTAGATACTGCCTGTTTCCCTCAAGCAGTATTTCTCACTGTAAGCCTTTTACACATTCATCACTCTGTGCTCCTTCTCCCATTGCCTTCTCTTCCTTCATCTGCTtgacttcctctccttcttcacACATCAGCTTAGATGTTACCTTTTCTGAAAAAACCTCCCCTAAATTATTAGGGCACTAACTGTCTCTGCTAGATATTAACATGCTAACTAGGCATAGtcataatatacaatatacagaattatacattatttatttgattagGTTTTCCCTAATTAAATGTTAGGTGTTTGGGAGTAAGAATTATGGCTTTCATCTACATATCTTTGGAAGCTAGAGCAGTGTATGAATGATTAAGGTAAGCTATTGGTTAAATGAGTTGATGTAAACTGAAATTTAACTTAAAGATAATGATCAttgaatttcttttctgtgaaacAATCTTCcaatatttacttacttatttattttgaagagtttatttatttacttgacagacagagatcacaagtaggcagagagacaggcagagagagacggggggaaagcaggctccccgcggatcAGActgcctgacgcagggctcgatcccaggaccctgggatcatgacctgggccaaaggcccaggctttaacgcactgagccacgcaggcaccccaaaaatcTTCCAATATTTAAACTGAAGAATATATGGACTTTGAAGGAAGTTAGTGGAAGAAAGTACTTTAGAAAGAAAAGCAACATAAGAAAGATTACaaatggggcgtctgggtggctcagtcgttaagcgtctgccttcgactcagatcatgatcccagggtccttggattgagtaccgcatcggactccctgctcagtgggaagcctgcttctccctctcccactccccttgcttgtgttccctctctcactttctctctctctctgttaaataactaaataaaatcttaaaaaaacaaaaagattacaAACTGACTTAGAATATCTTAAGTATTGGGAATAAGCTTAGAATGGCTGGACCAGGAAAAAGAGAATGGTGTAGAAGACTGAAAAAGTTGCATATAGTTTTGTGGATACCAAAATTTAAGATACGAAAGATGGAT
The genomic region above belongs to Meles meles chromosome 14, mMelMel3.1 paternal haplotype, whole genome shotgun sequence and contains:
- the LOC123925099 gene encoding eukaryotic translation initiation factor 1-like — translated: MSAIQNLHSFDPFADASKGDNLLPAGTEDYIHIRIQQRGAPGNGRKTLTTVQGIADDYDKKKLVKAFKKKFACNGTVIEHPEYGEVIQLQGDQRKNICQFLMETGLTKDDQLKVHGF